In Meriones unguiculatus strain TT.TT164.6M chromosome 17, Bangor_MerUng_6.1, whole genome shotgun sequence, a single window of DNA contains:
- the Adat3 gene encoding probable inactive tRNA-specific adenosine deaminase-like protein 3 — MEPTSGLAEQPGPEKAGSEEQEPAQWQALPVLSEQQSGAVELVLAYAAPVLDKRQTSRLLREVSAVYPLPAQPHLKRVRPSRSAGGAHASDLLLCLAGPSAGPRSLAELLPRPAVDPRGLGTPFLVPVPARPPLTRSQFEEARAHWPTSFHEDKQVTSALAGQLFSTQARAAMQSHMERAVCAAQRAAAQGLRAVGAVVVDPASDHVLATGHDCSSVDSPLLHAVMVCIDLVAQGQGRGSCDLRGHPACTFTQATTAQGARAGSVRKLEENEDGLPYVCTGYDLYVTREPCVMCAMALVHARIQRVFYGAPSPDGALGTRFRVHARPDLNHRFQVFRGILEDQCRPLDPDP, encoded by the coding sequence ATGGAGCCCACCTCTGGCCTGGCAGAGCAGCCTGGGCCCGAGAAGGCTGGAAGTGAGGAACAAGAGCCTGCGCAATGGCAAGCCCTCCCCGTCCTGTCGGAGCAGCAGTCCGGAGCCGTGGAGCTGGTGCTGGCCTACGCAGCTCCTGTCCTGGACAAACGCCAGACGTCCCGCCTTCTCCGGGAGGTGTCCGCTGTTTATCCACTTCCCGCCCAGCCCCACCTCAAGCGGGTGCGCCCCAGCCGCAGTGCCGGCGGCGCCCATGCATCGGATCTGTTGCTGTGCCTGGCAGGCCCCTCTGCTGGCCCGCGCTCGCTGGCTGAGCTCCTCCCCAGGCCGGCCGTGGACCCCCGTGGCCTGGGTACACCTTTCCTGGTGCCTGTGCCCGCCCGGCCACCCCTCACCCGGAGCCAGTTTGAGGAGGCACGAGCCCATTGGCCCACATCCTTCCATGAGGATAAGCAGGTGACCAGCGCGCTGGCGGGGCAGCTCTTCTCCACGCAGGCGCGAGCCGCCATGCAGAGCCACATGGAGCGGGCGGTGTGTGCCGCCCAGCGGGCAGCTGCCCAGGGCCTGCGGGCGGTGGGCGCCGTTGTGGTGGACCCAGCCTCGGACCACGTGTTGGCCACAGGCCATGACTGCAGCAGCGTGGACAGCCCCCTGCTGCATGCCGTCATGGTGTGCATCGACCTGGTGGCCCAGGGCCAGGGCCGGGGCTCCTGCGACCTCCGAGGCCACCCAGCGTGCACCTTCACCCAGGCTACCACTGCCCAGGGTGCCCGCGCCGGCAGCGTGCGCAAGCTGGAGGAGAACGAGGACGGCCTGCCCTACGTGTGCACCGGCTATGACCTGTATGTCACCCGAGAGCCCTGCGTTATGTGCGCCATGGCCCTCGTCCACGCCCGCATCCAGCGAGTCTTCTATGGGGCCCCCTCACCCGATGGCGCCTTGGGCACGCGCTTCCGCGTCCATGCGCGGCCAGACCTCAACCACCGCTTCCAGGTGTTCCGCGGCATCCTGGAGGACCAGTGCCGCCCGCTCGACCCTGACCCGTAG
- the Scamp4 gene encoding LOW QUALITY PROTEIN: secretory carrier-associated membrane protein 4 (The sequence of the model RefSeq protein was modified relative to this genomic sequence to represent the inferred CDS: inserted 2 bases in 1 codon; substituted 1 base at 1 genomic stop codon), translated as MAGPSYRLRLLPRGFLLPTPNTRSAAGGSWAWPVSRGPAGVSRAWQKSPVTYPLTPLPSVSPSLPCGSGCELVACLAWWMGGGAAASFRLAMLWLLLFTSCSYVCWFQPAYKAFXPTAPFNFTTFVFGAQFVLAVIQAIGFLARGARGWLAALGFFGVTVGAAMVMLIPDIKFSLSAVMMAITVVESSGLTRGAGGSLQRAQSXHAGTRRNPPSREAPFNDFSGNSLPEHPTHSSYSASGGHWPQAAGQPRHCLLPSPLVLRPEHLPGVPEWPWPVFISCPSPQQATAQQPLATAIPSEPGCVCPAPTC; from the exons ATGGCAG GGCCTTCATACCGACTGCGGCTGCTCCCTCGTGGCTTCCTCCTCCCAACCCCAAACACACGCAGTGCTGCG GGAGGGTCCTGGGCCTGGCCCGTGTCCCGTGGTCCAGCTGGTGTCTCCCGGGCCTGGCAGAAGTCCCCAGTGACTTACCCCCTTACTCCTCTTCCTTCTGTGTCTCCCAGTTTACCGTGCGGCTCTGGGTGTGAACTAGTGGCCTGCCTGGCCTGGTGGATGGGGGGCGGAGCAGCGGCCAGCTTCCGCCTGGCCATGCTCTGGCTGCTTCTCTTCACTTCCTGCAGTTATGTGTGCTGGTTCCAGCCTGCATACAAGGCCTTCTGA CCAACAGCTCCTTTTAACTTCACGACATTCGTCTTTGGAGCCCAGTTTGTGCTGGCCGTCATCCAGGCCATCGGCTTCTTGGCCCGGGGCGCACG TGGCTGGCTGGCAGCTCTTGGATTCTTTGGGGTCACTGTTGGGGCTGCTATGGTCATGCTGATCCCAGACATCAAGTTTTCTTTGTCCGCTGTCATGATGGCCATCACTGTTGTTGAGTCCTCTGGTCTCACAC GTGGTGCTGGTGGAAGCTTACAGAGGGCACAGAG GCACGCTGGTACCCGGAGGAACCCACCATCACGGGAGGCCCCGTTTAACGACTTCTCTGGCAACAGCCTGCCTGAGCACCCCACTCATTCCAGCTACTCGGCCAGTGGAGGCCATTGGCCTCAGGCGGCTGGCCAGCCCCGGCACTGTCTCCTGCCATCACCCTTGGTCCTGAGGCCCGAGCATCTCCCTGGGGTCCCAGAATGGCCTTGGCCCGTATTCATCTCTTGCCCGAGCCCCCAGCAAGCAACTGCCCAGCAGCCATTGGCCACTGCCATCCCATCAGAGCCTGGCTGTGTATGCCCCGCTCCCACCTGTTAA